A region from the Cyprinus carpio isolate SPL01 chromosome A8, ASM1834038v1, whole genome shotgun sequence genome encodes:
- the dmxl1 gene encoding dmX-like protein 1 isoform X1: MNLHQVLTGAVNPGDNCFSVGSVHNQPFTAYASGCDIVILGSDFERIQIIPGAKHGNIQVGCVDCSLQGGQIAASYGNIICVFEPVEVSPQGKAQKQKLSYHWQKSGQFVLQSVAHILTWHPTGSWLLTGSACLQMWCDVQSSTETEGEAESASPRRSWRCVWQCKSAAPTHFIKFSPDGEFFATAGQDDCLVKVWYSTSKWQADVTKLFTPLDLRSGAEINFSFVYLAHPRSVTGFSWRKTSKYMPRGTVCNMLLTCCKDSVCRLWAETLLPSDCLLSGLRNNHTMKANNTKKSSSSTRVQNQNPLELKLKPSWREEVRSLSQLSYSGPLPQQQNKHYSHRTNILHANALCHFHIAASINPATDIPLLPSISSMNGSDEEEPGGPFTVHWLNNKELHLTLSMEVFLQQLRGSGEQNGPTERYDADEEGSGADAVSLPAAAVDHQVDVLLSDWNRAADMLFSIHPMDGSLLVWHVDWLDEYQPGMFRQAQVSFVSRIPVAFPTGDAISLSRSVVMYACNRNVDLAMQHGRQRPVGLPHSSSSALIGLSQNKPSSNSLRLSIFTPSVLMISKHADGSLNQWAVSFAEDSAFSTVLSVSHKSRYCGHRFHLNDLACHSLLPLLLTTSHHNALRTPDGDTALTRPAAAPSRRSRMSSGSVAQDPNAIYSELILWRVDPVGPLSYSGGVSELARINSLHTSAFSNVAWLPTLIPSNCLGVYGNSPSACFIASDGHSLRLYQAIIEAKKLLSELSNPNISKYVGEVFNIISQQSTARPGCIIELDAITDFQGKETQLLHVFEEDLILGNEKIDDYLQDSVPSRTLFSARFFLVVVEITQSSRSLLHMWHLQLDAVPVVMEQTQTPNKETLSPSPVNSSQFNFETAGSPQSPRPKLNTSNLQSACRLALTSTKVFSQELDLPQGVEVMRVSPAAGHLSASSLQPAGRSPYLLATSCSDGSVRFWRCSSVSDPDGSADPSYVWEEWPLLVEEGEASSSALSVSGQLMGLSCCHTSRVAVAHRSHEPIMHISIFQCDSTGGSQWILEQTLKVCSSDSPSANDYLSNGCSVVGSKRQVHLDWVSREDGSHILTVGLGSKLHMYGMLSGKPPDLGLSDRSKECSCSRLVLLRVVDLVSSVEGSLPIPVSLSWVRDGILVVGMDCEMHVYSQWQPPAPVKLSRTGSVTSLNSVVKNEGLSLNPSKKTLTRSMTSLAQKLSGKRTVYDLPAEMEDSGLFEAAYNLFPTLPQYHPVQLLELMDLGKVRRAKAILSHLVKCIAGEIVSMKDTTINQERRLRSLTISASGSTARDPKMFSKAESSDYTEIDSIPPLPLHALLAADEETAPSAKERSESVSAHGQSDTYDELFQTSGVSTDDMDPFDGDEEDANAKVIDLSKYSPMFFGSEHAQVLSGHLLHSSLPGLTRMEQMSLMALADTIASTSTHIGESQGKGQGGETLDECGLKFLLAVRLHTFLLTSLPPAHRAPLLCQGLSTCHYAWAFHSEAEEELLNMLPVLQKGEPTWPELRAMGVGWWLRSTNKLRRCIEKVAKAAYQRNNDPLDAALFYLAMKKKAVVWGLYRSHHNVKMTAFFSNNFSEDRWRKAALKNAFSLLGKQRFQHSAAFFLLAGSLKDAVEVCIEKMQDLQLALVVCRLYESEFEMSCTYKRILQRHVLGQDHQIAAHQDPFLRSMAYWVLNDYSRALDTLLEPNADTSHEGSAGSSPYSPDVFNFYTYLRTHPLLLRRHFGSCDKAKVGLTAEGRAVDSISLTERRLFFTAAYAHLQAGCPMLALEVLSKMPKVVKRSPMRESSPVTSSEHKDQASAPWPVLNGLESVSSLSSPREDSRSDSVLSFDWSQPSVTLQDEPLELKWDSDKEDLDEEESGLAMKTICPEKDGSASRDAPEVTSTPTGHSTDDSPALTEDILAAQLKFSSCLKILTTELRTLSTGYELDGGKLRHQLCHWLERAVAALQRCCGYNPFLQHLPEGISADLSQVEDLEERGAAEQARELQQRRRLWLKRNQPLLRIFLSYCSLHGSHGGGLASVRMELILLLQESQQDDSLQISAPAPQHLSAPLFLAWTAISKTVVANPIVHLTNLTHDILHTINALDAPPHPDVVSNEIYVMHTLAASLSACIYQCLCDGHSYSHVNPFTGITYQSVLLSHQPPVRSVSIEEAVLPNTSPAQWPGVSVLMQLLSASGDENQPGLPVLLCEILTAVFLSLFVHGLATHSSHELFRIVAHPLNSKLWVAVFGGGARVPVLEKPSSPTVEDAERKQRRLRLSSSRSNSREVPDSPVSPRPVVMERETSVCKERFVPPELSIWDYFIAKPYLPPSASRVEYDSEESQGSEDEEDEEDEDEGDPNSPQAEHSNNSSYSWCLMRLAMVQLVLFNLKTFYPMAGHDLLDLPVCSPLCHAALKTLQRWEQLLLKRLEIFGGPPSRFICSQLLEESVSLGPALLRHKALFEPSNTPFRSRRRDALPVRRLWQYLVKQEEVQEMFIRNIFTKKRDQNEETDRVKCSVPLESTHNQIEADQGFPGGKARIIHKESDIITAFAINKANRNCLVIASTHDIQELDVSSILSTQILTWVDEENEAEVKGTDEFLVVHARDDFSALHSSTPYTRSSPGTPINMPWLGGLQTGRGAAVLIKRNINNVRRMTSHPTLPYYLTGAQDGSVRMFEWGHSQQITCFRSPGNSRVTRIRFSYQGNKFGIVDADGALSLWQTSTSGNAPKPYLTLQCHNKTANDFVFVGSSSLIATAGLSTDNRNVCLWDTLVTPAYSLVHGFSCHESGSTVLALASKQQLLLSGGRRGWISVLDLSLKIQRQSFQAHDSPVKALAVDASESCFISGSAEGNIKVWSMCTQSLLHTFSNEHARQSLFRNLGTGVMQIETGPANHIFSCGADGTMKLRLLPDALSLYCSGVKNDVRFIM, encoded by the exons ATGAACCTGCACCAGGTGCTCACAGGAGCCGTCAACCCCGGAGACAACTGCTTCTCTGTGGGCAGCGTCCACAACCAGCCCTTCACG GCGTACGCCTCTGGCTGCGACATCGTCATTCTGGGGAGTGACTTTGAAAGGATTCAGATCATTCCAGGAGCCAAACATGGGAACATCCAGGTGGGCTGCGTGGACTGTTCACTGCAGGGAGGacag ATCGCAGCGTCGTACGGAAacattatttgtgtgtttgaGCCGGTGGAGGTCAGTCCACAAGGGAAAGCACAAAAA cAGAAGCTGAGTTATCATTGGCAGAAGAGCGGGCAGTTCGTTCTGCAGTCGGTCGCACACATCCTGACGTGGCACCCCACAG GTTCATGGCTTCTGACGGGCTCGGCGTGTCTGCAGATGTGGTGTGATGTTCAGTCCAGCACAGAGACCGAAGGGGAGGCTGAGTCCGCCAGTCCTCGGCGCTCCTGGAGATGCGTCTGGCAATGCAA GTCCGCTGCTCCGACTCACTTCATCAAGTTTTCCCCAGATGGAGAGTTTTTTGCGACCGCAGGACAG GACGACTGTCTGGTGAAGGTGTGGTACAGCACCAGTAAATGGCAAGCGGACGTCACTAAACTCTTCACGCCGCTCGACCTGCGCTCCGGAGCCGAGATCAACTTCTCCTTCGTTTACCTGGCTCACCCTCGCTCCGTCACTGGCTTCTCCTGGAGGAAGACCAGCAAGTACATGCCCAG AGGCACCGTGTGTAACATGCTGCTGACCTGCTGCAAGGACAGTGTGTGTCGCCTGTGGGCCGAAACACTGCTTCCCAGCGACTGTTTGCTGTCTGGACTCAGAAACAATCACACCATGAAGGCAAACAACACGAAGAAGTCCTCCAGCAGCACCCGAGTGCAGAACCAGAACCCGCTGGAG CTGAAGCTGAAGCCGTCGTGGAGAGAGGAGGTCCGCAGTTTATCTCAGCTCTCATACAGCGGTCCTCTGCCCCAGCAGCAGAACAAACACTACAGCCACCGCACCAACATCCTGCACGCCAACGCACTGTGCCACTTCCACATCGCCGCCAGCATCAATCCAGCCACAG ACATCCCTCTGCTGCCCTCCATCTCGTCCATGAACGGCTCTGATGAGGAGGAACCAGGCGGCCCGTTCACCGTTCACTGGCTCAACAACAAAGAGCTGCACCTGACGCTGAGCATGGAGGTGTTTCTACAGCAGCTGAGGGGTAGCGGCGAGCAGAACGGACCCACGGAGCGTTACG ATGCTGATGAGGAGGGGAGCGGCGCTGATGCTGTCTCTCTCCCTGCGGCAGCTGTGGATCATCAGGTGGACGTGCTGCTGAGTGACTGGAACAGAGCAGCAGACATGCTGTTCAGCATCCACCCGATGGACGGCTCGCTGCTGGTGTGGCACGTCGACTGGCTGGACGAATACCAGCCCGGCATGTTCCGACAGGCACAG GTTTCCTTCGTGTCCAGGATTCCCGTGGCCTTCCCCACCGGCGACGCCATCTCACTCAGCCGCAGCGTGGTCATGTACGCCTGCAACAGAAACGTAGACCTGGCCATGCAGCACGGCCGTCAGCGTCCCGTGGGCCTGCCGCACTCGTCCTCCTCTGCTCTGATCGGACTGAGCCAGAACAAACCCTCCTCCAACAGCCTGCGTCTCAGCATCTTCACCCCCAGCGTCCTGATGATCTCCAAACACGCAGACGGCTCGCTTAACCAGTGGGCCGTCAGCTTCGCCGAGGACTCGGCCTTCTCCACAGTGCTCAGTGTGTCTCATAAGTCACGATACTGTGGCCACCGCTTCCACCTCAACGATCTGGCCTGCCACTCTCTGCTGCCGCTGCTGCTCACCACCTCTCACCACAACGCCCTGAGGACACCCGACGGGGACACCGCTCTGACCCGTCCTGCTGCTGCCCCGTCCCGCAGGAGCAGAATGTCATCCGGCAGCGTTGCCCAGGATCCCAACGCGATCTACAGTGAGCTGATCCTGTGGCGGGTGGATCCGGTGGGTCCGCTGTCGTACTCGGGGGGCGTGTCGGAGCTGGCCAGGATCAACTCGCTGCACACGTCTGCCTTCTCTAACGTGGCCTGGCTGCCAACGCTCATCCCCAGCAACTGCCTCG GTGTGTATGGGAACTCACCCAGTGCCTGCTTCATCGCCAGTGACGGACACTCGCTCCGACTCTATCAGGCCATCATTGAGGCCAAAAAACTGCTGAGTGAACTCTCCAACCCCAACATCTCC AAATATGTTGGAGAGGTGTTTAACATCATCAGCCAGCAGTCGACAGCCAGACCAGGCTGCATCATTGAGCTTGATGCCATCACAGACTTT CAGGGGAAAGAGACGCAGCTGCTGCATGTGTTTGAGGAGGACCTCATCTTGGGAAATGAGAAAATAGACGATTACCTGCAGGATTCTG TTCCCAGCCGGACGCTCTTCTCCGCTCGCTTCTTCCTGGTGGTGGTGGAGATCACTCAGAGCAGCAGGTCGCTCCTGCACATGTGGCACCTGCAGCTGGACGCAGTTCCCGTCGTTATGG AGCAAACTCAAACTCCAAACAAAGAGACTCTGTCTCCATCACCCGTGAACAGCTCACAGTTTAACTTTGAGACGGCCGGCTCACCACAATCCCCGAGACCCAAGCTGAACACGTCTAACCTCCAGAGCGCCTGCCGCCTTGCTCTGACCAGTACGAAAGTCTTCAGCCAGGAGCTGGATCTGCCGCAGGGCGTTGAAGTCATGCGTGTATCACCTGCTGCAG GTCATTTGAGCGCCTCGTCTCTGCAGCCGGCCGGACGCTCTCCGTATCTGCTGGCCACGTCCTGCTCAGACGGGTCCGTCCGGTTCTGGAGGTGCAGCTCCGTCTCTGACCCTGATGGCTCTGCTGACCCGTCATACGTCTGGGAGGAGTGGCCTTTGCTTGTGGAGGAGGGCGAGGCCAGCAGCAGCGCTCTGAGTGTGTCCGGTCAGCTCATGGGTCTCAGCTGCTGTCACACCAGCAGAGTCGCAGTCGCGCACCGGAGCCACGAACCCATCATGCACATCAGCATCTTCCAGTGCGACTCCACCGGAGGCTCCCAGTGGATTCTGGAGCAGACGCTTAAAGTCTGTAGCTCCGACAGCCCGAGTGCTAACGACTATTTGAGTAATGGTTGTTCAGTTGTCGGCAGTAAGAGGCAGGTCCACTTAGACTGGGTTTCCAGAGAAGATGGTTCTCATATATTAACCGTGGGTCTGGGATCCAAACTTCACATGTACGGGATGCTTTCTGGAAAACCTCCCGATCTGGGTCTGTCTGATCGCAGTAAGGAGTGCAGCTGCTCTCGATTGGTGCTCCTCCGAGTGGTGGATCTGGTGTCGTCGGTTGAGGGTTCGCTACCCATCCCTGTGTCTCTGTCTTGGGTGCGAGATGGCATCTTAGTAGTCGGGATGGACTGCGAGATGCACGTCTACTCCCAGTGGCAGCCGCCGGCTCCGGTCAAACTGTCACGCACTGGTAGCGTGACATCGCTTAATTCAGTGGTGAAGAACGAGGGACTCAGTCTGAATCCTTCTAAAAAGACCCTCACCAGATCCATGACTAGTTTGGCCCAGAAACTCAGTGGAAAGAGAACCGTGTACGACCTCCCGGCGGAGATGGAGGATTCTGGGTTGTTTGAGGCGGCGTATAACCTGTTTCCTACTCTGCCCCAGTATCATCCAGTGCAGCTGTTGGAGCTCATGGACCTCGGGAAGGTGCGCCGGGCAAAAGCCATTCTGTCCCATCTGGTAAAGTGCATTGCTGGGGAGATCGTGTCTATGAAGGACACTACGATTAACCAGGAGCGGCGTCTGCGCTCGCTCACCATCAGCGCCAGCGGAAGCACCGCCAGAGACCCGAAGATGTTCAGCAAAGCTGAGAGCTCCGACTACACCGAGATCGACTCCATCCCGCCGCTGCCTCTGCATGCGCTGTTAGCCGCCGACGAGGAGACGGCTCCTAGTGCCAAAGAAAGATCGGAGAGCGTGAGCGCTCATGGCCAAAGCGACACTTATGACGAGCTCTTCCAGACCTCCGGCGTCAGTACAGATGACATGGACCCTTTCGATGGAGATGAGGAAGATGCAAACGCTAAAGTCATTGATCTGTCAAAGTACAGCCCTATGTTCTTCGGCTCCGAACATGCACAGGTGTTATCTGGACACCTGCTTCACTCCAGCCTGCCGGGCCTGACGCGGATGGAGCAGATGTCTCTGATGGCTCTGGCGGACACCATCGCTTCCACCAGCACCCACATTGGAGAAAGCCAAGGAAAAGGTCAAG GTGGAGAGACGCTGGATGAATGTGGACTGAAGTTCCTGCTGGCCGTACGTCTGCACACCTTCCTCCTGACGTCTCTGCCTCCGGCTCATCGCGCTCCGCTCCTCTGTCAAG GACTGTCCACCTGCCACTACGCCTGGGCGTTCCACTCCGAGGCCGAAGAGGAGCTGCTCAACATGCTTCCGGTCCTGCAGAAAGGAGAGCCCACGTGGCCGGAGCTGAGAGCCATGGGTGTGGGCTGGTGGCTGAGGAGCACCAACAAGCTTCGGAGATGCATTGAGAAG GTAGCAAAAGCTGCTTATCAGAGAAACAACGACCCGTTAGACGCAGCCTTGTTTTATCTGGCCATGAAGAAGAAAGCTGTGGTCTGGGGACTGTACAG GTCTCATCATAACGTGAAGATGACGGCGTTCTTCAGCAATAACTTCAGTGAGGACCGCTGGAGGAAGGCAGCGCTGAAGAACGCTTTCTCTCTGCTCGGAAAACAACGTTTCCAGCATTCTGCGGCTTTCTTTCTGCTGGCCGGATCCCTGAAAGATGCTGTTGAG GTTTGTATAGAGAAGATGCAGGACCTTCAGCTGGCTCTGGTGGTCTGTCGGCTGTACGAGTCTGAGTTTGAGATGTCCTGCACTTACAAGCGAATCCTGCAGAGGCACGTCTTGGGTCAGGACCACCAGATCGCGGCCCATCAGGACCCTTTCTTACGCAGCATGGCATACTGGGTCTTAAATGACTACAGCAGGGCTTTGGACACACTGCTCGAGCCCAATGCAGACACGTCACATGAAG GAAGCGCCGGGTCATCTCCTTATAGTCCTGATGTTTTTAACTTCTACACCTACCTCCGCACACACCCGCTGCTGCTGCGCCGTCACTTCGGCTCCTGTGATAAAGCTAAAGTGGGTCTGACCGCTGAAGGCCGTGCGGTCGACTCCATCAGCCTCACAGAGAGGAGGCTCTTCTTTACCGCCGCTTATGCACACTTACAGGCCGGCTGCCCCATGCTGGCTTTAGAAGTGCTCTCCAAAATGCCGAAGGTCGTGAAGCGCTCACCGATGCGAGAGAGTTCGCCTGTGACGTCGAGCGAGCACAAAGACCAGGCCTCGGCTCCGTGGCCGGTTCTCAACGGCTTGGAGTCTGTGTCCTCGCTCTCGTCTCCTAGAGAGGACAGTCGGTCAGACTCGGTGCTCAGTTTCGACTGGAGCCAGCCGTCTGTCACCCTGCAGGACGAGCCTCTGGAGCTCAAGTGGGACAGTGATAAAGAGGACTTGGACGAAGAAGAATCAGGCCTGGCGATGAAGACCATCTGTCCGGAGAAGGACGGCAGCGCTTCTCGAGACGCTCCGGAGGTGACGTCCACCCCCACGGGTCACAGCACAGACGATTCTCCGGCGCTGACCGAGGACATCCTCGCCGCGCAGCTGAAGTTCAGCTCCTGTCTGAAGATCCTCACCACGGAGCTGCGCACACTCTCCACGGGATACGAGCTGGACGGAGGGAAGCTGCGGCATCAGCTGTGTCACTGGCTGGAGCGAGCCGTGGCGGCGCTGCAGAGGTGCTGCGGATACAACCCCTTCCTCCAGCACCTGCCCGAGGGCATCTCAGCTGACCTGAGCCAGGTGGAGGATCTAGAGGAGCGGGGCGCGGCGGAGCAGGCCAGAGAGCTGCAGCAGCGGCGAAGACTGTGGCTGAAGAGGAACCAGCCGCTGCTGCGCATCTTCCTGAGCTACTGCAGCCTGCACGGCTCTCACGGAGGAGGACTGGCCTCCGTCAGGATGGAGCTCATTCTGCTGCTGCAGGAGTCCCAGCAG GACGACAGTCTGCAGATCTCCGCTCCCGCTCCGCAGCACCTGTCTGCTCCTCTTTTCCTGGCATGGACCGCCATCTCCAAAACGGTGGTGGCCAATCCCATAGTGCACCTGACCAACCTCACGCACGACATACTGCACACCATCAACGCTCTGGACGCACCTCCGCACCCGGATGTCGTCAGCAATGAG ATCTACGTGATGCACACGCTGGCCGCTTCCCTGTCCGCCTGCATCTATCAGTGTCTCTGTGACGGACACAGCTACAG CCATGTGAATCCGTTCACGGGCATCACCTACCAGAGCGTCCTGCTTTCCCATCAGCCCCCGGTGAGGAGCGTCAGCATCGAGGAGGCCGTCCTGCCCAACACCTCTCCTGCGCAGTGGCCTG gtgTGAGCGTCCTGATGCAGCTGCTGAGCGCGTCTGGAGACGAGAACCAGCCTGGTCTGCCCGTGCTTCTGTGTGAGATCCTGACCGCAGTCTTCCTCAGCCTCTTCGTCCACGGTCTGGCCACTCACTCCAGCCACGAGCTCTTCCGCATCGTCGCTCACCCGCTCAACAGCAAGCTGTGGGTGGCCGTGTTCGGCGGCGGCGCTCGTGTCCCTGTGCTGGAGAAACCCAGCTCACCCACAG tggaaGATGCGGAGCGGAAGCAGCGGCGTTTGCGGCTGAGCTCATCACGCAGTAACTCCAGAGAGGTTCCCGACAGTCCGGTCAGTCCCAGACCCGTGGTGATGGAGAGGGAAACATCCGTCTGTAAAGAGCGTTTCGTGCCGCCTGAACTCAGCATCTGGGATTATTTCATCGCAAag CCGTACCTGCCTCCGTCTGCCAGCCGAGTGGAGTACGACTCTGAGGAGAGCCAGGGCAGTGAGGacgaggaggatgaggaagatgaggacGAAGGAGATCCCAACTCTCCGCAGGCAGAGCATTCCAACAATAGCTCGTACAG CTGGTGTCTGATGCGCTTGGCCATGGTGCAGCTGGTCCTGTTCAACCTCAAGACCTTCTACCCGATGGCGGGTCACGACCTCTTAG atctgCCCGTGTGCTCGCCACTCTGTCATGCCGCCCTCAAGACGCTCCAGCGTTGGGAGCAGCTGCTGCTCAAGAGGCTGGAGATTTTCGGAGGTCCTCCGTCGAGGTTCATCTGCTCGCAGCTGCTGGAGGAGAGCGTGTCGTTGGGTCCGGCGCTGCTGCGGCACAAGGCTCTGTTCGAGCCCTCCAACACGCCCTTCAG GTCTCGCCGGCGCGACGCACTTCCTGTCAGACGGCTGTGGCAGTATCTGGTCAAACAGGAAGAGGTTCAGGAGATGTTCATACGCAACATCTTCACCAAGAAACGCGATCAGAACGAG GAGACTGACCGTGTCAAATGTTCTGTGCCGCTGGAGTCCACACACAACCAG ATCGAGGCTGACCAGGGGTTTCCTGGAGGAAAAGCTCGCATCATCCACAAGGAGTCTGACATCATCACGGCGTTCGCCATCAATAAG GCCAACCGCAACTGTTTAGTGATCGCCTCCACCCACGACATCCAGGAGCTGGACGTGTCCTCCATCCTCTCCACGCAGATCCTGACCTGGGTCGATGAGGAGAACGAGGCCGAGGTCAAAGG GACGGATGAGTTCCTGGTGGTTCACGCGCGGGACGACTTCAGCGCGCTCCACAGCAGCACACCCTACACCCGCAGCAGCCCCGGGACCCCCATCAACATGCCCTGGCTGGGCGGCCTGCAGACGGGACGAGGAGCCGCTGTG CTCATCAAACGCAACATCAACAACGTGCGGCGGATGACGTCACACCCCACGCTGCCCTACT atctgaCCGGAGCGCAGGACGGCAGCGTGCGGATGTTTGAGTGGGGTCACTCACAGCAGATCACCTGCTTCAGGAGCCCCGGGAACTCCAGGGTCACCAGGATACGCTTCAGTTATCAGGGCAATAAG tttggGATCGTGGATGCGGACGGAGCGCTCAGTCTCTGGCAGACCAGCACCTCAGGAAACGCTCCCAAACCCTATCTG ACGCTTCAGTGTCACAATAAGACCGCGAATGACTTTGTGTTTGTGGGATCATCATCTCTCATCGCCACTGCAGGCCTGTCCACAGacaacag GAACGTGTGTCTGTGGGATACCCTGGTCACGCCAGCATACAGTCTGGTTCACG GCTTCAGCTGTCATGAGTCCGGCTCCACGGTTCTGGCTTTGGCGTCTAAACAGCAGCTGCTGCTCAGCGGAGGTCGGAGGGGCTGGATCAGTGTCCTGGACCTCAGTCTGAAGATCCAGCGCCAGAGTTTCCAGGCACACGACTCGCCCGTCAAAGCGCTGGCCGTCGACGCCAGCGAGAGCTGCTTCATCAGCGGATCGGCCGAGGGCAACATCAAG gtgtggAGCATGTGCACCCAGAGCCTCCTGCACACCTTCAGTAATGAACACGCTCGCCAGTCACTCTTCCGTAACCTGGGCACAGGTGTCATGCAGATCGAGACCGGCCCAGCCAATCACATCTTCTCCTGCGGCGCAGACGGCACAATGAAGCTCCGCCTCCTGCCTGACGCTCTGAGCCTCTACTGCAGCGGCGTGAAGAACGACGTCAGGTTTATCATGTAG